The Streptomyces europaeiscabiei genome window below encodes:
- a CDS encoding VOC family protein, producing MDITIHTTALPHDDPDASLAFYRDVLGFEVRSDAGQGRMRWITVGPAGQPGTSILLAPPAADPGITEDERRTITEMMAKGTYGWILLATPDLDATFEKVQAGDTEVVQEPTEQPYGIRDCAFRDPAGNLVRIQELR from the coding sequence ATGGACATCACCATTCACACGACCGCTCTGCCGCACGACGACCCGGACGCGTCGCTCGCCTTCTACCGCGACGTCCTCGGCTTCGAGGTCCGCAGCGATGCCGGGCAGGGCAGGATGCGCTGGATCACGGTCGGTCCGGCCGGCCAGCCCGGCACGTCGATCCTTCTGGCCCCACCCGCCGCCGATCCCGGCATCACGGAGGATGAGCGCCGCACCATCACCGAGATGATGGCCAAGGGCACCTACGGCTGGATCCTGCTGGCCACCCCGGACCTCGACGCCACGTTCGAGAAAGTACAGGCCGGTGACACGGAGGTCGTCCAGGAGCCGACCGAGCAGCCGTACGGCATCCGGGACTGCGCCTTCCGCGACCCCGCGGGCAACCTGGTCCGCATCCAGGAGCTGCGCTGA
- a CDS encoding ADP-ribosylglycohydrolase family protein yields the protein MPSIACIPSVPAPGDAAALRERARGAMLGLAVGDALGAPAENMKPSEIRARWGRITGYVAEHPSGTDDTEYAIFSGLLLARHGSALTVTHVETAWHQWIADRDEGPFRGAGFSERGTLENLRRGLAAPISAQHRHAWSDGLAMRAAPFGVFAAGRPAEAARLVAIDGSVSHEGEGIYGGQAVAAGVAAAMGGAPTIAVVASALAVVPDDSWTARSLRRAVAIAHRGERAVRSAVVIGGYPWTDLAPEAVALAFGAYAAADGDFTESVLTAVNMGRDADTTAAVAGALAGATRGASSIPPEWATAIGPARGSCLPSMAGHHVLDVAELLVPGEGGKWGTTTTPLHREERPCPPPTAFTLAPPTKTETPS from the coding sequence ATGCCTTCCATCGCCTGCATTCCTTCGGTCCCGGCGCCCGGGGACGCCGCCGCTCTCCGCGAGCGGGCGCGGGGGGCCATGCTCGGGCTCGCCGTCGGGGACGCGCTGGGGGCGCCCGCCGAGAACATGAAACCCTCCGAGATCCGCGCACGCTGGGGGCGCATCACGGGGTACGTGGCCGAACACCCCTCGGGCACGGACGACACCGAGTACGCCATCTTCTCCGGGCTGCTGCTGGCCCGGCACGGCTCGGCGCTCACCGTCACGCATGTGGAGACGGCCTGGCACCAGTGGATCGCGGACCGGGACGAGGGCCCGTTCCGGGGCGCCGGCTTCAGCGAACGCGGCACCCTGGAGAACCTCCGCCGGGGCCTGGCCGCGCCGATCTCCGCGCAGCACCGGCACGCCTGGAGCGACGGCCTGGCCATGCGCGCGGCCCCCTTCGGCGTCTTCGCCGCGGGCCGCCCGGCGGAGGCCGCCCGTCTGGTCGCCATCGACGGCTCGGTCAGCCACGAAGGCGAGGGCATCTACGGCGGCCAGGCGGTCGCGGCGGGAGTGGCGGCGGCGATGGGGGGCGCCCCCACGATCGCCGTGGTCGCCTCCGCCCTCGCCGTGGTCCCCGACGACTCCTGGACGGCCCGCTCCCTGCGCCGGGCGGTGGCGATCGCCCACCGCGGCGAACGCGCGGTCCGTTCCGCGGTCGTCATCGGCGGCTACCCCTGGACCGACCTCGCCCCCGAAGCCGTCGCCCTCGCCTTCGGCGCCTACGCGGCGGCCGACGGCGACTTCACCGAGTCGGTGCTGACGGCGGTGAACATGGGCCGCGACGCCGACACGACCGCCGCCGTCGCCGGCGCCCTGGCCGGCGCGACCCGGGGCGCGTCCTCGATCCCGCCCGAGTGGGCCACCGCCATCGGCCCGGCGAGGGGCAGCTGCCTCCCCTCCATGGCAGGCCACCACGTCCTCGACGTGGCCGAGCTCCTGGTCCCCGGCGAGGGCGGCAAATGGGGCACCACCACGACCCCCCTCCACCGCGAGGAGCGGCCCTGCCCACCTCCGACCGCCTTCACCCTGGCCCCACCCACCAAGACGGAGACCCCCTCATGA
- a CDS encoding VIT1/CCC1 transporter family protein, which produces MAIIDTEAALHEAHRDNHTHRDVNGGWLRPAVFGAMDGLVSNLALMTGVAGGSAGRDAVVVAGLAGLAAGAFSMAAGEYTSVASQRELVEAELDVERRELRKHPKDEEKELAALYETRGVEAGLAREVARQLSHDPEQALEIHAREELGIDPGDLPSPVVAAVSSFGSFALGALLPVLPYLLGAGTLWPAVLVALAGLFGCGAVVARVTARSWWFSGLRQLALGGAAAGVTYALGSLIGAAV; this is translated from the coding sequence GTGGCGATCATCGACACCGAAGCCGCGCTGCACGAGGCGCACCGCGACAACCACACCCACCGGGACGTGAACGGCGGCTGGCTGCGGCCTGCCGTGTTCGGGGCGATGGACGGACTCGTGTCCAACCTGGCGCTGATGACCGGTGTCGCGGGCGGGTCGGCCGGCCGGGATGCGGTCGTCGTCGCCGGGCTCGCAGGTCTCGCGGCCGGAGCCTTCTCCATGGCCGCCGGCGAATACACCTCCGTGGCCTCGCAGCGAGAACTCGTCGAGGCCGAACTCGACGTCGAGCGGCGGGAGTTGCGCAAGCACCCCAAGGACGAGGAGAAGGAGCTGGCCGCGCTCTACGAGACCCGTGGGGTCGAGGCGGGGCTCGCCCGGGAGGTCGCGCGGCAGCTGTCGCACGACCCGGAGCAGGCCCTGGAGATCCACGCCCGCGAGGAACTGGGCATCGATCCCGGCGACCTTCCCTCGCCCGTCGTCGCCGCCGTGTCGAGCTTCGGCTCCTTCGCGCTGGGCGCCCTGCTGCCCGTACTGCCCTACCTGCTCGGCGCGGGCACGCTGTGGCCCGCCGTGCTGGTGGCGCTCGCGGGGCTCTTCGGGTGCGGGGCGGTGGTGGCCAGGGTGACGGCCAGGAGCTGGTGGTTCAGCGGGCTGCGGCAGCTCGCCCTCGGTGGCGCCGCGGCGGGTGTGACGTACGCCCTGGGCAGCCTGATCGGAGCGGCCGTATGA
- a CDS encoding helix-turn-helix transcriptional regulator has protein sequence MCKPEWRRARVQAQRLNDLALLRRVRDRIDREYAQPLNVEALARDAHMSAGHLSRQFRAAYGESPYSYLMTRRIERATALLRRGDLSVTEVCFAVGCASLGTFTTRFTELVGMPPGAFRRQAADAASDLADAANTARDAGSAITVEGMPACVAKQVARPVRNREAPATAQPIA, from the coding sequence ATGTGCAAGCCCGAATGGCGGCGTGCGCGCGTCCAGGCGCAGCGCCTGAACGATCTCGCGCTGCTGCGCCGCGTCCGCGACCGGATCGACAGGGAGTACGCGCAGCCGCTGAACGTGGAGGCGCTCGCTCGCGATGCGCACATGTCCGCCGGGCACCTGAGTCGGCAGTTCCGGGCCGCCTACGGTGAGTCGCCGTATTCGTATCTGATGACGCGTCGCATCGAGCGGGCGACGGCGCTGCTGCGGCGGGGCGATCTCAGCGTCACCGAGGTCTGCTTCGCGGTCGGCTGCGCGTCCCTGGGCACGTTCACCACTCGCTTCACCGAGCTGGTCGGCATGCCTCCCGGGGCCTTCAGGCGCCAGGCGGCAGATGCCGCGTCCGACCTTGCCGACGCCGCGAACACGGCCCGTGACGCGGGCTCGGCGATCACGGTGGAGGGGATGCCCGCGTGCGTGGCCAAGCAGGTGGCGAGACCGGTCAGGAATCGAGAAGCCCCGGCCACCGCCCAGCCCATAGCGTGA
- the gltB gene encoding glutamate synthase large subunit codes for MRTPRQPSQHSANGQKWSFMDARPAAQGMYDPRNEHDACGVGFVATLTGEASHALVEQALTVLRNLEHRGATGSEPDSGDGAGILSQVPDAFFREVAGFELPAADSYAVGIAFLPEDGADEAAARIEAIAAEESLTVLGWREVPVAPELLGATARSTMPSFRQVFVADAAAVPATGIDLDRKSFVLRKRAEREVDVYFPSLSARTIVYKGMLTTGQLEPFFPDLSDRRFASAIALVHSRFSTNTFPSWPLAHPYRFVAHNGEINTVKGNRNWMTARESQLASDLFGGQETLDRIFPICTPDASDSASFDEVLELLHLGGRSLPHSVLMMIPEAWENHDSMESARRAFYQFHATMMEPWDGPACVTFTDGKQVGAVLDRNGLRPGRYWVTDDGLVVLGSEVGVLDIDPAKVVRKGRLQPGRMFLVDTVEHRIIEDDEIKAGLAAEQPYAEWLEAGEIELSDLPEREHIVHTHASVTRRQQTFGYTEEELRIILAPMAKTGGEPLGSMGTDSPIAALSARPRLLFDYFTQLFAQVTNPPLDAIREELVTSLRSSLGPQGNLLEPTAASCRSVTLPFPVIDNDELAKLIHINADGDMPGMKAATLSGLYRVSGGGDALAARLEEICAEADAAIDNGARLIVLSDRHSDAEHAPIPSLLLTAAVHHHLIRTKERTHVGLLVEAGDVREVHHVALLIGFGAAAVNPYLAMETVEDLVRAGTFLSDIEAEQAIRNLIYALGKGVLKVMSKMGISTVASYRGAQVFEAVGLADEFVEKYFNGTATKIGGVGIDVIAKEVAARHAKAYPASGIAPAHRALEIGGEYQWRREGEPHLFDPETVFRLQHSTRTRRYDIFKKYTDRVNEQSERLMTLRGLFGFKTGERPPISIDEVEPASEIVKRFSTGAMSYGSISREAHETLAIAMNQLGGKSNTGEGGEDPDRLYDPARRSSIKQVASGRFGVTSEYLVNADDIQIKMAQGAKPGEGGQLPGHKVYPWVAKTRHSTPGVGLISPPPHHDIYSIEDLAQLIHDLKNANPQARIHVKLVSEVGVGTVAAGVSKAHADVVLISGHDGGTGASPLTSLKHAGGPWELGLAETQQTLLLNGLRDRIVVQTDGQLKTGRDVVIAALLGAEEFGFATAPLVVSGCVMMRVCHLDTCPVGIATQNPTLRDRFSGKAEYVVNFFEFIAEEVREILAELGFRTIEEAVGHAETLDVTRAVNHWKAQGLNLEPLFHVPELPEGAVRHQVIEQDHGLEKALDNELIKLAADALAASDATDAQPVRAQIKVRNINRTVGTMLGHEVTKKFGGAGLPDDTIDITFTGSAGQSFGAFLPRGVTLRLEGDANDYVGKGLSGGRVIVRPDRGADHLAEFSTIAGNTIAYGATGGELFLRGRTGERFCVRNSGATVVSEGVGDHGCEYMTGGHAVVLGETGRNFAAGMSGGIAYVIDLDRDNVNVGNVGAIEALDDTDKQWLHDVVRRHAEETGSTVAEKLLAEWPVAVERFSKIIPSTYKAVLAAKAAAEQAGLSETEITEKMMEAAING; via the coding sequence ATGCGTACGCCGCGCCAGCCGTCCCAGCACTCCGCGAATGGCCAGAAGTGGTCCTTCATGGATGCTCGCCCTGCTGCGCAGGGTATGTACGACCCCCGCAACGAGCACGACGCCTGTGGCGTCGGCTTCGTGGCCACCCTCACCGGCGAGGCGAGCCATGCGCTGGTCGAGCAGGCGCTCACGGTTCTTCGCAACCTGGAGCACCGCGGTGCCACCGGCTCCGAGCCCGACTCCGGCGACGGCGCCGGCATTCTTTCGCAGGTTCCCGACGCGTTCTTCCGTGAGGTGGCCGGATTCGAGCTGCCCGCGGCCGACTCGTACGCCGTGGGTATCGCCTTCCTGCCCGAGGACGGCGCCGACGAGGCCGCGGCCCGTATCGAGGCCATCGCGGCCGAGGAGAGCCTGACCGTCCTCGGCTGGCGCGAGGTGCCCGTCGCCCCCGAGCTGCTCGGCGCCACCGCCCGCTCGACGATGCCCTCCTTCCGTCAGGTCTTCGTCGCCGACGCGGCGGCCGTGCCCGCCACGGGCATCGACCTCGACCGCAAGAGCTTCGTGCTGCGCAAGCGCGCCGAGCGCGAGGTCGACGTCTACTTCCCCTCGCTGTCCGCGCGGACGATCGTCTACAAGGGCATGCTGACCACCGGCCAGCTGGAGCCCTTCTTCCCGGACCTGTCCGACCGCCGCTTCGCCTCCGCGATCGCGCTCGTGCACTCCCGGTTCTCCACGAACACCTTCCCGTCGTGGCCGCTCGCCCACCCGTACCGCTTCGTCGCGCACAACGGCGAGATCAACACGGTCAAGGGCAACCGCAACTGGATGACCGCGCGCGAGTCCCAGCTGGCCTCCGACCTGTTCGGTGGGCAGGAGACGCTGGACCGGATCTTCCCGATCTGTACGCCGGACGCCTCGGACTCCGCTTCGTTCGACGAGGTCCTGGAGCTGCTCCACCTCGGCGGCCGCTCCCTGCCGCACTCCGTGCTGATGATGATCCCGGAGGCGTGGGAGAACCACGACTCCATGGAGTCGGCCCGCCGCGCCTTCTACCAGTTCCACGCCACAATGATGGAGCCCTGGGACGGCCCGGCCTGCGTCACCTTCACCGACGGCAAGCAGGTCGGCGCGGTCCTCGACCGCAACGGTCTGCGTCCCGGCCGCTACTGGGTCACCGACGACGGCCTCGTCGTCCTCGGCTCCGAGGTCGGCGTCCTCGACATCGACCCCGCCAAGGTCGTCCGCAAGGGCCGTCTGCAGCCCGGCAGGATGTTCCTCGTCGACACCGTCGAGCACCGCATCATCGAGGACGACGAGATCAAGGCCGGCCTCGCCGCCGAGCAGCCCTACGCCGAGTGGCTGGAGGCCGGGGAGATCGAGCTCTCCGACCTGCCCGAGCGCGAGCACATCGTGCACACCCACGCCTCGGTCACCCGCCGCCAGCAGACCTTCGGCTACACCGAGGAGGAGCTGCGCATCATCCTCGCGCCGATGGCCAAGACCGGTGGCGAGCCGCTCGGTTCGATGGGCACGGACTCGCCGATCGCCGCGCTGTCCGCGCGTCCGCGGCTGCTCTTCGACTACTTCACCCAGCTGTTCGCGCAGGTCACCAACCCGCCGCTGGACGCGATCCGTGAAGAGCTGGTCACGAGTCTGCGGTCCTCGCTGGGCCCGCAGGGCAACCTCCTGGAGCCGACCGCCGCGTCGTGCCGCAGCGTCACCCTGCCCTTCCCGGTGATCGACAACGACGAGCTGGCCAAGCTCATCCACATCAACGCCGACGGCGACATGCCCGGCATGAAGGCCGCCACGCTCTCCGGCCTCTACCGGGTCTCCGGCGGCGGTGACGCCCTCGCCGCGCGCCTCGAGGAGATCTGCGCCGAGGCCGACGCCGCCATCGACAACGGTGCCCGGCTGATCGTCCTCTCCGACCGCCACTCGGACGCCGAGCACGCGCCGATCCCGTCGCTGCTGCTCACCGCGGCCGTCCACCACCACCTCATCCGTACCAAGGAGCGCACCCACGTGGGCCTCCTGGTCGAGGCCGGTGACGTCCGCGAGGTCCACCACGTCGCCCTGCTCATCGGGTTCGGCGCCGCGGCCGTCAACCCGTACCTGGCGATGGAGACCGTCGAGGACCTCGTCCGCGCCGGAACGTTCCTCTCCGACATCGAGGCCGAGCAGGCCATTCGCAACCTGATCTACGCCCTCGGCAAGGGCGTCCTGAAGGTCATGTCGAAGATGGGCATCTCCACGGTCGCCTCCTACCGCGGCGCCCAGGTCTTCGAGGCCGTCGGTCTCGCGGACGAATTCGTCGAGAAGTACTTCAACGGCACGGCCACCAAGATCGGCGGCGTCGGCATCGACGTCATCGCCAAGGAGGTCGCCGCCCGCCACGCCAAGGCGTACCCGGCCAGCGGCATCGCGCCGGCCCACCGTGCCCTGGAGATAGGCGGCGAGTACCAGTGGCGCCGCGAGGGCGAGCCGCATCTGTTCGACCCGGAGACGGTCTTCCGCCTCCAGCACTCGACCCGGACGCGCCGCTACGACATCTTCAAGAAGTACACGGACCGCGTGAACGAGCAGTCCGAGCGCCTGATGACGCTGCGCGGCCTGTTCGGCTTCAAGACCGGGGAGCGCCCGCCGATCTCCATCGACGAGGTCGAGCCGGCCTCCGAGATCGTCAAGCGGTTCTCGACCGGCGCCATGTCGTACGGCTCGATCTCCCGCGAGGCGCACGAGACCCTCGCCATCGCCATGAACCAGCTGGGCGGCAAGTCCAACACCGGTGAGGGCGGCGAGGACCCGGACCGCCTGTACGACCCGGCGCGCCGTTCGTCGATCAAGCAGGTCGCCTCCGGCCGCTTCGGTGTGACCTCCGAGTACCTGGTCAACGCGGACGACATCCAGATCAAGATGGCCCAGGGCGCCAAGCCCGGTGAGGGCGGTCAGCTGCCCGGTCACAAGGTGTACCCGTGGGTCGCGAAGACGCGTCACTCGACGCCGGGCGTGGGCCTCATCTCCCCGCCGCCGCACCACGACATCTACTCCATCGAGGACCTGGCCCAGCTGATCCACGACCTGAAGAACGCGAATCCGCAGGCGCGGATCCACGTCAAGCTGGTCTCCGAGGTCGGCGTCGGCACGGTCGCCGCGGGTGTCTCCAAGGCGCACGCGGACGTCGTCCTCATCTCCGGCCACGACGGCGGCACGGGCGCCTCGCCGCTCACCTCGCTGAAGCACGCCGGCGGTCCCTGGGAGCTCGGCCTCGCCGAGACCCAGCAGACCCTGCTCCTCAACGGCCTGCGCGACCGCATCGTCGTACAGACCGACGGCCAGCTGAAGACCGGCCGTGACGTGGTCATCGCCGCGCTCCTCGGCGCCGAGGAGTTCGGCTTCGCCACCGCGCCGCTGGTCGTCTCCGGCTGCGTCATGATGCGCGTCTGCCACCTGGACACCTGCCCGGTCGGCATCGCCACGCAGAACCCGACGCTGCGCGACCGGTTCTCCGGCAAGGCCGAGTACGTCGTGAACTTCTTCGAGTTCATCGCCGAGGAGGTCCGCGAGATCCTCGCCGAGCTGGGCTTCCGCACCATCGAGGAGGCCGTCGGCCACGCCGAGACGCTCGACGTGACCCGCGCGGTGAACCACTGGAAGGCGCAGGGCCTGAACCTGGAGCCCCTGTTCCACGTGCCCGAGCTGCCCGAGGGCGCCGTCCGCCACCAGGTGATCGAGCAGGACCACGGCCTGGAGAAGGCACTCGACAACGAGCTGATCAAGCTCGCCGCCGACGCCCTCGCCGCCTCGGACGCCACCGACGCCCAGCCGGTCCGCGCCCAGATAAAGGTCCGCAACATCAACCGCACGGTCGGCACGATGCTCGGCCACGAGGTGACGAAGAAGTTCGGCGGGGCCGGTCTGCCCGACGACACCATCGACATCACCTTCACGGGCTCGGCGGGCCAGTCCTTCGGTGCCTTCCTGCCGCGCGGTGTCACGCTGCGCCTGGAGGGCGACGCCAACGACTACGTCGGCAAGGGCCTCTCCGGCGGCCGTGTGATCGTCCGCCCCGACCGGGGCGCCGACCACCTCGCCGAGTTCTCGACGATCGCGGGCAACACCATCGCCTACGGCGCGACCGGCGGCGAACTGTTCCTCCGCGGTCGTACGGGCGAGCGGTTCTGTGTCCGCAACTCCGGCGCGACGGTCGTCTCCGAGGGCGTGGGCGACCACGGTTGCGAGTACATGACCGGCGGCCACGCGGTCGTCCTCGGCGAGACGGGCCGCAACTTCGCGGCCGGCATGTCCGGCGGCATCGCGTACGTCATCGACCTTGACCGCGACAACGTCAACGTCGGCAACGTGGGCGCGATCGAGGCCCTCGACGACACCGACAAGCAGTGGCTGCACGACGTGGTGCGCCGCCACGCCGAGGAGACCGGCTCGACGGTCGCAGAGAAGCTGCTCGCCGAGTGGCCCGTCGCCGTGGAGCGCTTCAGCAAGATCATCCCCAGCACGTACAAGGCAGTGCTCGCCGCCAAGGCCGCCGCCGAGCAGGCCGGTCTCTCCGAGACCGAGATCACCGAGAAGATGATGGAGGCGGCGATCAATGGCTGA
- a CDS encoding rhomboid family intramembrane serine protease produces the protein MEPESPSSSEPAVTTCYRHPKVESYVRCTRCERFICPDCMRDAAVGHQCPECVKEGSRTVRQARTAFGGRISTVPLVTYVLIGLNVVAYVAEVLRPAIVDDFAMLGRGLLGSDGLHYVWQSAYPDDFHLEGVIDGEWYRLLTGAFLHLPPTEGTFGILHIVMNMVTLWNVGRIVESQLGRARYLALYLLSALGGSVLVLLLAPDTNTVGASGAIFGVCTAYYVLARRLGADPAGINRFMAGLLVWLVISAVVTSWQGHLGGLLTGGLIALAFAYAPRDRRRVLVQAGACAAVLTLLVVLALARVAGMTA, from the coding sequence GTGGAACCCGAGTCCCCGTCATCGTCCGAGCCCGCCGTCACCACCTGCTACCGCCACCCGAAAGTGGAGTCGTACGTCCGCTGCACGCGCTGCGAGCGGTTCATCTGCCCGGACTGCATGCGCGACGCGGCCGTGGGCCACCAGTGCCCGGAGTGCGTGAAGGAGGGCTCGAGAACGGTCCGCCAGGCCCGCACGGCCTTCGGCGGCCGGATCTCCACGGTCCCGCTGGTGACGTACGTCCTGATCGGTCTGAACGTCGTGGCCTACGTCGCCGAAGTGCTCCGCCCGGCGATCGTGGACGACTTCGCGATGCTGGGCCGGGGCCTGCTCGGCTCGGACGGCCTCCACTACGTCTGGCAGAGCGCCTACCCGGACGACTTCCACCTCGAAGGCGTGATCGACGGGGAGTGGTACCGCCTCCTCACCGGCGCCTTCCTCCACCTCCCGCCCACCGAGGGCACGTTCGGCATCCTGCACATCGTGATGAACATGGTCACCCTGTGGAACGTCGGCAGGATCGTCGAGTCCCAGCTCGGCCGCGCCCGCTACCTCGCCCTGTACCTGCTCTCGGCCCTCGGCGGCTCCGTCCTCGTCCTCCTCCTCGCCCCCGACACCAACACGGTCGGCGCCTCCGGCGCCATCTTCGGCGTCTGCACCGCGTACTACGTCCTGGCCCGCCGCCTGGGCGCCGACCCGGCGGGCATCAACCGCTTCATGGCGGGCCTGCTGGTGTGGCTGGTCATCTCGGCGGTCGTGACGTCCTGGCAGGGCCACCTCGGCGGCCTGCTGACCGGCGGCCTGATCGCCCTCGCGTTCGCCTACGCGCCCCGGGACCGGCGGCGGGTACTCGTGCAGGCGGGGGCGTGTGCGGCGGTGCTGACGCTGTTGGTGGTGCTGGCGCTCGCCAGGGTCGCGGGGATGACGGCATGA
- a CDS encoding glyoxalase translates to MATTTSTAARMTLASVTLEVADPEAARRFYRAFGVDTYLRLRASEAHSTGFRGFTLALTVSGPATVDGFVAAAVEAGAAVLKPATKSMWGYGGVVQAPDGTVWKIATSAKKDTGPATREIDEIVLLLGVEDVKATKQFYVGRGLTVAKSFGGKYAEFAPGRSSPVKLALYKRRALAKDLGVPNDGTGSHRIVLGSTADALTDPDGFVWEAAAPPAPTPS, encoded by the coding sequence ATGGCAACCACCACTTCCACCGCAGCCCGCATGACCCTCGCGTCCGTCACCCTCGAAGTGGCCGACCCCGAGGCCGCCCGCCGCTTCTACAGAGCCTTCGGCGTGGACACGTACCTACGCCTGCGGGCGTCCGAGGCGCACTCGACCGGATTTCGCGGCTTCACCCTGGCGCTCACGGTGTCCGGGCCGGCGACCGTGGACGGCTTCGTCGCCGCCGCCGTGGAAGCCGGTGCCGCGGTCCTGAAGCCCGCCACGAAGTCGATGTGGGGCTACGGCGGCGTCGTCCAGGCCCCGGACGGGACAGTCTGGAAGATCGCGACCTCGGCGAAGAAGGACACCGGCCCCGCCACCCGCGAGATCGACGAGATCGTCCTGCTGCTCGGCGTCGAGGACGTGAAGGCCACCAAGCAGTTCTACGTGGGCCGGGGCCTGACCGTGGCCAAGAGCTTCGGCGGCAAGTACGCCGAGTTCGCCCCCGGTCGGTCCAGCCCCGTCAAGCTGGCGCTCTACAAGCGCCGCGCGCTGGCCAAGGATCTCGGCGTCCCCAACGACGGCACCGGCTCGCACCGCATCGTCCTCGGCAGCACCGCCGACGCCCTCACCGACCCGGACGGCTTCGTCTGGGAGGCCGCCGCGCCGCCCGCTCCCACACCGTCCTGA
- a CDS encoding glutamate synthase subunit beta — MADPKGFLNHGREVAKSRPVDVRLKDWNEVYVPGSLLPIISKQASRCMDCGIPFCHNGCPLGNLIPEWNDYAYREDWAAASERLHATNNFPEFTGRLCPAPCESACVLGINQPAVTIKNVEVSIIDKAWDSGDVAAQAPERLSGKTVAVIGSGPAGLAAAQQLTRAGHTVAVYERADRIGGLLRYGIPEFKMEKRHINRRIEQMRAEGTRFRTGIEIGRDLKATDLKKRYDAVVIAAGATTARDLPVPGRELAGIHQAMEYLPLANKVQEGDFVAPPITAEGKHVVVIGGGDTGADCVGTAHRQGAASVTQLEIMPQPGEDRAANQPWPTFPMLYKVTSAHEEGGERVYSVSTTHFEGDEDGNVQFLHLTEVEFIDGRLTPKPGTERKIPAQLVTLAMGFTGTDRDNGLVDQFGLDLDERGNIARDADFQTNVPGVFVAGDAGRGQSLIVWAIAEGRSAAQGCDRFLTGASELPAPIRPTDRSLMV; from the coding sequence ATGGCTGACCCGAAGGGCTTTCTGAACCACGGGCGCGAGGTCGCCAAGTCCCGCCCCGTCGACGTACGACTGAAGGACTGGAACGAGGTCTACGTCCCGGGTTCGCTGCTTCCGATCATCTCGAAGCAGGCGTCCCGCTGCATGGACTGCGGCATCCCGTTCTGTCACAACGGCTGTCCGCTCGGGAACCTCATCCCCGAGTGGAACGACTACGCCTACCGTGAGGACTGGGCGGCGGCGTCGGAGCGACTGCACGCGACGAACAACTTCCCGGAGTTCACCGGGCGGCTCTGCCCCGCCCCCTGCGAGTCGGCCTGCGTCCTCGGCATCAACCAGCCGGCCGTCACCATCAAGAACGTCGAGGTCTCCATCATCGACAAGGCGTGGGACAGCGGCGACGTCGCGGCCCAGGCCCCGGAGCGCCTGTCCGGCAAGACGGTCGCCGTCATCGGCTCGGGCCCGGCGGGACTGGCCGCCGCCCAGCAGCTGACGCGGGCCGGCCACACGGTCGCGGTGTACGAGCGCGCGGACCGCATCGGCGGTCTGCTCCGCTACGGCATCCCCGAGTTCAAGATGGAGAAGCGGCACATCAACCGCCGCATCGAGCAGATGCGCGCGGAGGGCACCCGGTTCCGTACGGGCATCGAGATCGGCCGCGACCTCAAGGCGACGGACCTGAAGAAGCGGTACGACGCCGTCGTCATCGCCGCGGGTGCCACCACCGCCCGTGACCTCCCGGTCCCCGGCCGCGAGCTGGCCGGCATCCACCAGGCCATGGAGTACCTGCCGCTGGCCAACAAGGTCCAGGAGGGCGACTTCGTGGCGCCCCCCATCACGGCCGAGGGCAAGCACGTCGTGGTCATCGGCGGCGGCGACACGGGCGCGGACTGCGTGGGCACGGCCCACCGTCAGGGCGCGGCCTCCGTGACACAGCTGGAGATCATGCCGCAGCCGGGCGAGGACCGCGCCGCGAACCAGCCGTGGCCGACCTTCCCCATGCTCTACAAGGTCACCTCCGCGCACGAGGAGGGCGGTGAGCGGGTCTACTCCGTCTCCACCACCCACTTCGAGGGCGACGAGGACGGCAACGTCCAGTTCCTGCACCTCACCGAGGTCGAGTTCATCGACGGCAGGCTGACCCCGAAGCCGGGCACGGAGCGCAAGATCCCCGCCCAGCTGGTCACCCTCGCCATGGGCTTCACGGGCACCGACCGTGACAACGGTCTGGTGGACCAGTTCGGCCTGGACCTCGACGAGCGTGGCAACATCGCCCGCGACGCCGACTTCCAGACCAACGTGCCGGGCGTGTTCGTGGCCGGTGACGCGGGTCGCGGTCAGTCGCTGATCGTGTGGGCGATCGCGGAGGGCCGGTCCGCGGCCCAGGGCTGCGACCGCTTCCTCACGGGGGCGAGCGAACTGCCGGCGCCGATCCGGCCGACGGACCGCTCGCTGATGGTCTGA